Below is a window of Terriglobia bacterium DNA.
GCCATCCCGCAGGTAAAGAAAACAACGAACGCAATTGGCCCATCAATAACGAGGCGCTGCCATGTCTTAAGCTTTGACCGTTCGGCGCTCATTCTGAGCCGCATTATGCTCCCTGCGTAACTGTCGTAAACACCCTTATTACAAGTTACGCCCCAAAGCCCCCGTGACCCTCCTCACACCAATTTGTGACAACTGTCACGGCCTCATGTTCTCCCCGGGTCTACGCTGGAGCAGGTAGAGGAGACCGAGGATGGATACCGGGACCGCGCAAAATCCGCAGCCGTCGAAGCCGCGGCTGATCTTCTGGGAAGTCACCAAGGGCTGCAACCTGCGTTGCATCCATTGCCGCGCCAGCGCCACCGAGCTGAGCTCGCCGACCGACCTGCCGACCGCGCGCGCGCTCGACATCATCACCCAGATTGCCGCCTACGCCAGCCCCATCCTGGTGCTGAGCGGAGGCGAGCCGCTCTACCGGCGCGACATCTTCCAGTTGGCCCGCTTCGCCACCGATCGCGGGCTGCGCGTTGCCCTGGCCACCAACGGCACCATGGTGACGAAAGAACTGGCGCGCCGCATCGTGGACTCCGGCGTGCGCCGCGTTTCCATCAGCCTGGACGGCGCCGACTCGCTGACCCACGATACCTTTCGCGGCATCCCCGGTGCGTTTGACGCCGCCGTGTACGGCTTGCGCAACCTGAAAGAACTGGGCATGTCGGTGCAGATCAACATGACGATCGCGCGCCACAATGCGCGCCAGTTGCCACAGGTCCTGGAGTTGGCGCGCGGCCTCGGCGCCGACGCGCTGCACACCTTTCTCCTGGTTCCGGTCGGCTGCGGCGTGGACATCGCCGCCGAGCAGATGGTTGCGCCCGAAGAATACGAGGCCATGCTGAACTGGTTCTACGACCGCTCTCTGGAAGGCGGCATCGAGCTGAAGGCGACCTGCGCGCCGCACTATTTCCGCGTCGCACGCCAGCGTCGCGCCGCCGAACGACGCGCATCCGAAAGCACGCCGCAATCCCCGGCGATTGGCCCCGCCGACATGATGATGCCGGGCTCGGCCGGCGTGGTGATTCATCCCCACGGTTCGCATTCTCCCTCGGTCGCGAAGAACGCGGAACACGCCGGCATGGGCGGTCACCCCGACGGCATGCACGCCATGACCAAGGGCTGCCTGGCCGGCACCGGCGTCTGCTTCATTTCGCACGAGGGCGAAGTATTCCCCTGCGGCTATCTCCCGGCGGTCGCGGGCGACCTGCGCAAGCAGAGCCTGGCCGACATCTGGGAAAACTCGGTGGTGTTCAACCAACTCCGCGATACCGACAACCTGAAAGGGAAGTGCGGCTGCTGCGAGTTCCGCAATATCTGCATGGGGTGCCGCGCGCGCGCCTACGCCGCTACCGGCGACTACCTGGACGAGGAGCCGTTCTGCGTATACCAGCCGCGCAGCGAGGCACTCAAGGCCCGCAAAGCGGCTGCCGTGGCCAACGAGTGAGTCTTGTACGATACGGGAGATCGCGCCGCCAACCATGCCAACCAGCCGTTCCGGCGCGGTCTCCTGCAACCCACGCGGGTGCGGATGTGGGGACGTGGCCGCGACTAAAGTCACAGCGTGGCGTGAGAATCATCACTAGGATCTCGGACATGGCTGCCGCCGCCGTCAAACCCGTTCCGGTTACGCCCGCTCGCTTCCGCGCTCTCATCATCCCGCGCGAACACGGCGCCTGGGGCCTGCTGCTGATTCCGCTGGTCACCGGGGCCTGTGCCGGCCTCGCGGTGGCGCAGAACTGGATATCGCTGGCGGAGTTCACCGTCGCCGCGCTGGCGTTGTTCTGGATGCGGACTCCGGTGGAGAGCGCGCTGGGCACGTCGCCGATCCGCGCGCAGTCGGCGTCGGAATCAAACCGGCTGTTGTTGGCGATCGCGGCCCTGGGCTCGGTTGCCATGGTGTGCATCACGGCGCTGCTATGGAATGGCGCCGATCGCGGGCTGCTGGTCCTGGGCGCGGTCGCCGCCGTCGCGTTTGTCGCGCAGGCGCTGGTCAAGCGCCGCGGCCGCAGCGCGCGCATGCCGGCGCAAATGATCGGGTCGTTGGGCCTGACCGCCGCCGCGCCCGCCGCCTGGTACGTGCTAACCGGCCAACTGGATGCACGCGCTTTCGGGCTGTGGCTGGCCAACTGGATCTTCGCCGGAAACCAGGTCCATTTTGTCCAGCTCCGCATTCACTCTGCCCGCACCGCAAGTCTCGGTGAAAAATTTCTGCGCGGGCGCTGGTTCTTCTTCGGGCAACTCGCGATGGTCGCCGCGCTGCTGTTCGCCTGGCGCGTCCACCTCCTGCCTGGATTGGCGTTGGTAGCCTTCCTGCCCCTGCTCGCACGCGGATTCCTGTGGTTCAAGTCCGGCGCGCAATCGCTCGCGGTCAAACGGCTGGGCTGGACCGAACTTGCCCACGGCGTGGCTTTCGGCTTGCTGCTCATCGCCGCCTATCGCCTGTAATGCGATCCTTGGCGAACGCCGGACGCTGCATTTCTGCTTATCCCGGCGGCCACTTCATGTCGCGCCCGCCCAGCAGGTGGAGATGCAAGTGGAAGACGGACTGGCCCGATCGCGCGCCGACGTTGTACACGGTGCGGTAGCCGTCCTCGATGCCGCGCTCGCGCGCAATCTGCGCCGCGACCAGGTGCGAATGCCCGATGATCTCCGCATCCTCCGCTTTCGCTTCCTTCAAGCCGCGAATGTGCTTCTTGGGAAGAATGAGCACGTGCGTCGGCGCCCGGGGGTGAATGTCCTCGATTACCAGCACCTGCTCGTCTTCGAAGACCTTCCGGCACGGCGTCTTGCCGGCAATCATGTTGCAGAACAGACAGTCGGACATAAAAGAAAGTGGTCAGTCGCTAGTGGCCAGTGGCCAGCAAGACCGTTGAAGATACTAACGATGGCGAGGGTTGTAGATCAAATTTGACCACTGACCACTGGCCACTGACCACTGACCACTGGCCACTGACCACTGACCACTCTAATCCAGCCTCACCAAAAACGTGTGATCATGCGCCGCGGGGCTGCTGTCGGCGACTTCTTGCGCGCGGCGTTTGTCGTCACCCTGCACGCGGACCCTCACCCACCAGTCGCCGACGGGGCTGCTGAAGGCGAGCACTTTCGCAGTGTGATAGCGCCGGGCGAGTGTGCTCTGGATGCGGCGCGCCTCTTCTTCCTCGGGAAAACCGCCAAGCTGCACCGCCCAGCGCCCGCCGGTGCGGATCGTGGCCGGCGCCTGCAGCACTTCCAGCTTCACCAGCGCGGTGCCGCGGCGCCAGACATCAATCGCCTTGGCGGCGGCGGCGGAGAGATCGATGATGCGGTCTTCCACGAACGGGCCGCGGTCGGTGATGCGCACCGTGACACTCTGCCCGGACTTCATGTTGGTGACGCGCACGATGGAATTCAGCGGCAGGGTCAGGTGCGCCGCCGTGAGCGCGTTCATGTCGTAGGTCTCGCCATTGGCCGCCTTGCGATTGTGAAAGGGCGCGCCGTACCAGCTCGCCTTTCCCATCTGCACGAACAGCGGTTTCACGTTCGGCTCGAAAGGAGGCTGGGTTTCCGCCGGAGTCTCAGCCGTTGCAGGCGGAGGTGGCGTCGGAACCGGCACGCGCGCCTGCTTCTTGTGTCCGCAACCCAGAGCACCGAAGAACACAGAGACACAGAGACACAGAAGGAAGAATCGCCGAATGCCGAATGCCGAATGTCGATTATGGAATTTGTGGAGGGGCCACGCGGCCATCGGCCTGCGGCCATCGACTACCGACGTTTCTTCTGCGTCTGTTCCAGAAAGTCCGCGAACTTCTCGATTTCCTTCGATGCCCGGCGCAGTCCGCGGCTGGAGTGCTGGCGAACTTCCGGCACCACCTCGTCGTTGAGGTAGCGGATGAACTTTTCGGTCTCCTGCTCCAGCCGGCGGGCAGCTTCTTCCAGCTTGCGTCCGGCGTCCTCGAAAGCAGGTCGCGGAGAACGGCGTTTGTCGGATTGAGTCATTGCAGTCTTCCACGCTCGCAGCGCAGGGCCAGGCCCATTCATTATCAGCCTTACGAGATTGCACAATCAATCGCTCGTACCTCTTGCGTTACTGAGGTAGGCTGCGGAAGGACCATATTCCTCCCGGTGCCAACTCCCCGATCAGATGCGGCTTCCATCCGAGGAGAACGAGCCCACCAATTCTCCTTGTTTTCAAGCAGTTAGCCGCTCAGTTGTGGACCCCGTTTAATGCACATGCGCTCCACTGGACAGCCAAATCCTCCCTTTTCATGCTTTATGAATGAGGCAGCACGCCAGAAGCCGCTACCATAGCCACAGTGGGGCCGCAGTGTGCCGGGCCGTGGGGCCGGCGTGCGGGAGTTTCTCCATCTGCGATGGGGTGCATTTCATCTCTAGTTGGTTGTGGTTGTGCCACCGCGAAAGGGTGATTGACGATGCCAAAGCCGATCAAGTTTGTCGAGTTGGGGTTGGTGTACGCCGCTAAGGCGGCCTGGGGGGTGTTTGAATTCGGCAACCGGTTCAACCAGAAGCCCTCCTTCACGCCCAAATGGTCCGACAAACCTCTTCTGAAATCCTACGAAAAGCAAAAACCGCCGCTCGGTTGGCCGCGCGCCACTGACTCGCTGTGCCCGAAGTGCGTTCCCGAGATCCGGCAGCAGATCCTCGACGGCAAGCTGCCGCACGAGATCCTGCTCAACGAGAAGGTCGGCGAAATCAGGGCGCAGATTATCGAGCGCGACGGCAAGATCCTGATGGTCAAGGATTGCCCCAAGCACGGCCACTTCGAAGACGTCATGTCGATTGATTCGGCGATGTTCAAGCACATCGAAGCCGTCTTCCCGGGCCGCGACATGCGCTCCCACAACGACGAGAAGCTGCACCACCACGGCACCAGCACGGTGAAGTGGGGCCGCGGCGCCGTGCTCACCATTGACCTGACCAACCGCTGCAACATGATGTGCGATCCCTGCTTCATGGACGCCAACCAGGTCGGATTCGTGCACGAGCTGACGTGGGAAGAGATCAAGACGCTGCTCGATAACGCCATTTCCATCAAGCCGAAGCGCCAGATGTCGGTGCAGTTCTCCGGCGGCGAGCCCACGCTCTCGCCCTATTTCCTCGACGCCGTGCGCTACGCGCGCAAGGTCGGCTATACCTCGGTGCAGGCGGCGACCAATGGCATCGAGTTCGCCAAGAGCAAGGAATTCTGCAAGCAAGCGGCGGAAGCGGGCCTGCGCTACGCGTACTTGCAGTTCGACGGCATCGGCAATGCCGCCAACGCGCACCGCAAGGTCGGCAACCTGTTTGACGTGAAGTTGAAGGCGATCGAGAACCTGTTCGAAGCGGGCGTGGACATTGTGCCCGTGGTCACCATCGTCAACGGCATCAACAACGAGCAGGTCGGGAACCTGGTGAAATTTGCGCTCGACAACCCGAAGGTGATCTCGTTCATCTCCTTCCAGCCCGTCTCGTTCACCGGACGCGACGAGGCTATTACCGACGATCGTCGCGCCGCGCAGCGCTACACCCTGTCGCACCTGGCGCACGACGTTAAAGACCGGACCGGCCTGGGCGAACCCGCGCGTGATTGGTTCCCGCTTTCCTTCATGGGCACCTTCTCCGACTGGGCTGACCTGGTACACGGGCCCACCGCCGAGTGGGGGCAACTGAGTTGTGGCTGCCATCCCAATTGCGGCGTCGGCATGGGCATCATGGTGGACAAGATCACCAAGGAAGCCGCGCCGATCACTGCATTCATCAATGCCGACCAGTTTGCCAAGGACGTCGCCAAGGTCACCGACGGCGGCCGCACCAAGTTCTGGTCATCGGTCGGAATGGCGCTGGCGCTGATGCGCAACTACAACCCGTTCACCACCACCACCCACTTCACGATTTTCGAGTTCCTGAAGAAGCTCGACAAGAGCTTCGGCGTCAGCAAGAAGGCGCAGAGCGGCGGCTATGGCAAGGTTAGCGCCGACCGCACTCTGGAAGACGTGGAGAA
It encodes the following:
- a CDS encoding radical SAM protein, producing the protein MDTGTAQNPQPSKPRLIFWEVTKGCNLRCIHCRASATELSSPTDLPTARALDIITQIAAYASPILVLSGGEPLYRRDIFQLARFATDRGLRVALATNGTMVTKELARRIVDSGVRRVSISLDGADSLTHDTFRGIPGAFDAAVYGLRNLKELGMSVQINMTIARHNARQLPQVLELARGLGADALHTFLLVPVGCGVDIAAEQMVAPEEYEAMLNWFYDRSLEGGIELKATCAPHYFRVARQRRAAERRASESTPQSPAIGPADMMMPGSAGVVIHPHGSHSPSVAKNAEHAGMGGHPDGMHAMTKGCLAGTGVCFISHEGEVFPCGYLPAVAGDLRKQSLADIWENSVVFNQLRDTDNLKGKCGCCEFRNICMGCRARAYAATGDYLDEEPFCVYQPRSEALKARKAAAVANE
- a CDS encoding septal ring lytic transglycosylase RlpA family protein yields the protein MAAWPLHKFHNRHSAFGIRRFFLLCLCVSVFFGALGCGHKKQARVPVPTPPPPATAETPAETQPPFEPNVKPLFVQMGKASWYGAPFHNRKAANGETYDMNALTAAHLTLPLNSIVRVTNMKSGQSVTVRITDRGPFVEDRIIDLSAAAAKAIDVWRRGTALVKLEVLQAPATIRTGGRWAVQLGGFPEEEEARRIQSTLARRYHTAKVLAFSSPVGDWWVRVRVQGDDKRRAQEVADSSPAAHDHTFLVRLD
- a CDS encoding YwiC-like family protein translates to MAAAAVKPVPVTPARFRALIIPREHGAWGLLLIPLVTGACAGLAVAQNWISLAEFTVAALALFWMRTPVESALGTSPIRAQSASESNRLLLAIAALGSVAMVCITALLWNGADRGLLVLGAVAAVAFVAQALVKRRGRSARMPAQMIGSLGLTAAAPAAWYVLTGQLDARAFGLWLANWIFAGNQVHFVQLRIHSARTASLGEKFLRGRWFFFGQLAMVAALLFAWRVHLLPGLALVAFLPLLARGFLWFKSGAQSLAVKRLGWTELAHGVAFGLLLIAAYRL
- a CDS encoding radical SAM protein; amino-acid sequence: MPKPIKFVELGLVYAAKAAWGVFEFGNRFNQKPSFTPKWSDKPLLKSYEKQKPPLGWPRATDSLCPKCVPEIRQQILDGKLPHEILLNEKVGEIRAQIIERDGKILMVKDCPKHGHFEDVMSIDSAMFKHIEAVFPGRDMRSHNDEKLHHHGTSTVKWGRGAVLTIDLTNRCNMMCDPCFMDANQVGFVHELTWEEIKTLLDNAISIKPKRQMSVQFSGGEPTLSPYFLDAVRYARKVGYTSVQAATNGIEFAKSKEFCKQAAEAGLRYAYLQFDGIGNAANAHRKVGNLFDVKLKAIENLFEAGVDIVPVVTIVNGINNEQVGNLVKFALDNPKVISFISFQPVSFTGRDEAITDDRRAAQRYTLSHLAHDVKDRTGLGEPARDWFPLSFMGTFSDWADLVHGPTAEWGQLSCGCHPNCGVGMGIMVDKITKEAAPITAFINADQFAKDVAKVTDGGRTKFWSSVGMALALMRNYNPFTTTTHFTIFEFLKKLDKSFGVSKKAQSGGYGKVSADRTLEDVEKRRNDRWNVLFVAGMWFQDLYNYDFRRTEQCIIPYATQEGEISFCAYNTGVGWRNIIEKMHMTATLTKWYEEHGRHEIFAGGKKVSISDGVQLKALKLNSDLITEEEQHDLEHLGIAKNAREEKTRARDARQKNDPAYNQKMEKLYREVVLKEKQPEGFIPLTTLVPANGNGNGNGNGNGNGHAKHEEHEAVLGD
- a CDS encoding histidine triad nucleotide-binding protein, translated to MSDCLFCNMIAGKTPCRKVFEDEQVLVIEDIHPRAPTHVLILPKKHIRGLKEAKAEDAEIIGHSHLVAAQIARERGIEDGYRTVYNVGARSGQSVFHLHLHLLGGRDMKWPPG